The following proteins are encoded in a genomic region of Nocardioides renjunii:
- a CDS encoding response regulator transcription factor — translation MTDRLRVLIVDDHAMVRSGFAMVLSVEDDVEVVGEAADGLQALEQARATRPDVVLMDVQMPRMDGIEATRLLVAEDLGRVVIVTTFDRDDYLFDALRAGASGFLLKNAGPEQLLDAVRAAGSGHALLAPEVTRRVISQMAGERAAAEAPTSGRAADRPEPPGLARLTAREREVLVLLGRGLSNGEIAGELVLGEATVKTHVSNVLAKLHLRDRVQAVVFAYEAGLILPTEG, via the coding sequence GTGACCGACCGGCTGAGGGTGCTCATCGTCGACGACCACGCCATGGTGCGCTCCGGATTCGCCATGGTGCTCTCGGTCGAGGACGACGTGGAGGTGGTGGGCGAGGCGGCCGACGGCCTCCAGGCCCTCGAGCAGGCCCGGGCGACGCGACCCGACGTGGTCCTCATGGACGTCCAGATGCCCCGCATGGACGGGATCGAGGCGACGCGCCTGCTGGTGGCCGAGGACCTCGGCCGCGTCGTCATCGTCACGACCTTCGACCGCGACGACTACCTCTTCGACGCGCTCCGGGCCGGTGCCAGCGGCTTCCTGCTCAAGAACGCCGGCCCGGAGCAGCTGCTCGACGCCGTCCGCGCGGCCGGGAGCGGGCACGCCCTGCTGGCACCCGAGGTGACCCGACGGGTCATCTCCCAGATGGCGGGGGAGCGGGCGGCCGCGGAGGCACCCACCTCGGGTCGGGCGGCCGACCGGCCGGAGCCTCCCGGGCTGGCCCGCCTCACCGCCCGCGAGCGGGAGGTGCTGGTGCTGCTGGGCCGTGGGCTGTCCAACGGGGAGATCGCCGGCGAGCTCGTGCTCGGGGAGGCCACCGTCAAGACCCACGTGTCCAACGTCCTCGCCAAGCTGCACCTGCGCGACCGGGTCCAGGCCGTGGTCTTCGCCTACGAGGCCGGACTCATCCTCCCGACGGAGGGCTGA
- a CDS encoding ABC transporter ATP-binding protein yields the protein MLEIRELTRRFGDNTAVDHVSFEVPDGLLTGFVGGNGAGKTTTMRMVMGVLGIDGGEVLWQGRPITRLDRRSFGYMPEERGLYPKQPILDQLVYVAQLKGLGRVEARTQVLELLERFGLGERTKDHLEKLSLGNQQRVQIIASVLPRPAALILDEPFSGLDPIAVDSMVDLLREYTRDGVPVLFSSHQLDLVERLCDRLVVLAHGRRVAAGTVAELRDAGVPRFRLVLGGDAGWVRDHRGLEVLDLDGTTALVEVRQDGAEQHLVAEATRRGDVHEFVRVRPALSEIYREATA from the coding sequence ATGTTGGAGATACGGGAGCTGACCAGACGGTTCGGTGACAACACCGCCGTGGACCACGTGTCGTTCGAGGTGCCCGACGGGCTCCTCACCGGGTTCGTCGGGGGCAACGGCGCGGGCAAGACGACGACCATGCGGATGGTCATGGGCGTGCTCGGCATCGACGGGGGAGAGGTGCTGTGGCAGGGCCGGCCGATCACCCGGCTGGACCGTCGGTCCTTCGGCTACATGCCCGAGGAGCGCGGCCTCTACCCGAAGCAGCCGATCCTCGACCAGCTCGTGTACGTCGCCCAGCTCAAGGGCCTCGGCCGGGTCGAGGCGCGGACCCAGGTCCTGGAGCTGCTCGAGCGCTTCGGCCTCGGCGAGCGGACCAAGGACCACCTCGAGAAGCTGTCGCTGGGCAACCAGCAGCGGGTGCAGATCATCGCCTCGGTGCTGCCCCGGCCGGCCGCGCTGATCCTCGACGAGCCGTTCTCGGGCCTCGACCCGATCGCCGTCGACTCGATGGTCGACCTGCTGCGCGAGTACACCCGCGACGGCGTCCCGGTCCTCTTCTCCAGCCACCAGCTCGACCTCGTCGAGCGCCTGTGCGACCGCCTGGTCGTGCTGGCCCACGGACGCCGGGTCGCCGCCGGGACGGTTGCGGAGCTGCGCGACGCGGGGGTGCCGCGCTTCCGCCTCGTCCTCGGCGGCGACGCCGGTTGGGTCCGCGACCACCGCGGGCTCGAGGTGCTGGACCTGGACGGCACCACCGCGCTCGTCGAGGTCCGCCAGGACGGCGCCGAGCAGCACCTGGTCGCCGAGGCCACGCGCCGCGGCGACGTCCACGAGTTCGTCCGGGTCCGCCCGGCGCTCAGCGAGATCTACCGGGAGGCCACCGCATGA
- a CDS encoding S1 family peptidase: MHARLAAVLATAAVGLSLVAPSGPASASTGGTIDTNNTYSGVGMIAFYDEGSRYRCSATLVSPTVLLTAAHCTFGVDGKTAVTFKLLVDDAAPSNLPVAKDPAAGYTSADLVGTGYLSGTAYTHPDYSDFTDVDNWNDVGVIVLDAPVSNVAITPIAEEGTLDTIARRDLRTTIFRAVGYGTEVRQATSGPRKPTPQSYPIVRRYVDMPGQKLTSQILQTNGNENDNAGTGGTCFGDSGGPLLLDGEIVGVTSYGYTSNCRYIDGYQRVEIDVVQDWLATFGL; this comes from the coding sequence ATGCACGCACGTCTCGCAGCCGTCCTCGCCACCGCCGCGGTGGGACTGTCCCTCGTGGCCCCGTCCGGCCCCGCCTCCGCCAGCACCGGCGGGACCATCGACACGAACAACACCTACTCGGGCGTCGGCATGATCGCCTTCTACGACGAGGGCAGCCGCTACCGCTGCTCCGCGACGCTGGTCAGCCCGACCGTGCTGCTCACCGCGGCGCACTGCACGTTCGGCGTCGACGGCAAGACGGCCGTCACGTTCAAGCTCCTGGTCGACGACGCCGCACCCTCCAACCTGCCGGTCGCCAAGGACCCGGCAGCGGGCTACACGTCGGCCGACCTCGTCGGCACCGGCTACCTCTCGGGCACGGCCTACACCCACCCGGACTACTCCGACTTCACCGACGTCGACAACTGGAACGACGTCGGCGTCATCGTCCTCGACGCGCCGGTCTCGAACGTCGCCATCACCCCCATCGCCGAGGAGGGGACGCTCGACACGATCGCGCGCCGCGACCTGCGCACCACGATCTTCCGTGCCGTGGGCTACGGCACCGAGGTGCGCCAGGCCACCTCCGGACCGCGCAAGCCGACGCCGCAGAGCTATCCGATCGTGCGGCGCTACGTCGACATGCCGGGCCAGAAGCTCACCTCGCAGATCCTGCAGACCAACGGCAACGAGAACGACAACGCCGGCACGGGCGGCACGTGCTTCGGTGACTCCGGCGGCCCGCTGCTCCTCGACGGCGAGATCGTCGGGGTGACGAGCTACGGCTACACGTCGAACTGCCGCTACATCGACGGCTACCAGCGCGTCGAGATCGACGTCGTCCAGGACTGGCTGGCCACGTTCGGCCTCTGA
- a CDS encoding TetR/AcrR family transcriptional regulator, with protein MIETGPPLRRTQAQRREGTIEALLEATVTCLTHRGYAATSTAAVCAEAGVSQGALFRHFPTRQALLVATAGRVATRNVEAFRATVGADVETVDDVAAVLAHLRRAVLSPANQTWRELLVAARADAGLRAALVPARESLQAQMLDAATDLWGDRLGPADLAAVLSIVVNMLDGMAFSALDPDPTAAPGRTVERALRLLAEMIVHHYPQETP; from the coding sequence GTGATCGAGACCGGACCGCCGCTGCGGCGCACGCAGGCCCAGCGACGTGAGGGCACCATCGAGGCGCTGCTCGAGGCAACGGTCACCTGCCTGACCCACCGCGGGTACGCCGCCACGTCGACCGCTGCGGTGTGCGCCGAGGCCGGCGTCAGCCAGGGCGCGCTCTTCCGGCACTTCCCGACCCGGCAGGCGCTGCTCGTGGCGACCGCCGGGCGCGTGGCCACCCGCAACGTCGAGGCGTTCCGGGCGACCGTCGGCGCCGACGTCGAGACGGTCGACGACGTCGCGGCGGTGCTGGCCCACCTCCGCAGGGCAGTCCTGTCCCCGGCCAACCAGACCTGGCGCGAGCTGCTGGTGGCGGCCCGCGCCGACGCCGGGCTCCGCGCCGCCCTCGTCCCGGCGCGCGAGTCGCTCCAGGCGCAGATGCTGGACGCCGCGACCGACCTCTGGGGCGATCGGCTCGGCCCCGCGGACCTCGCCGCGGTGCTCAGCATCGTGGTCAACATGCTCGACGGGATGGCCTTCTCCGCCCTCGACCCCGACCCGACGGCCGCCCCCGGCCGCACCGTCGAGCGCGCGCTGCGCCTGCTCGCCGAGATGATCGTCCACCACTACCCGCAGGAGACGCCGTGA
- a CDS encoding ABC transporter permease: protein MSTDNRTHDRAHDRDTGTEPAWLLVTRREVVSRITDKSFMIGTVLMVVMLVGFIGFSAWQEERTTEVTLGATPDSVAMAAAIEEAAPDVDDKVAVTVVELDDRAAAETALREDEVDAWLHPVDDGWELTSESSEQESLTEVASAVVRQQVLSENAANVGTSVEDLEAGSTVSTDFLRGDAEKAAVAQAVGFVFVFLFYFAALIFGMQLASSVIEEKQSRIVEIIAAAIPLRQLLAGKVLGNTALAMIQLLIYIAVGLVGLSFTSYKSYVPALSGPTAWFIGFFLAGFIALACLWAVAGSLASRTEDLQATSTPLTMLMLVMFFGGVSLDGRSQVIASYIPPVSAVVMPKRILAGGVEWWEPLLALGLLAVFAVVTVWVGERLYRRALLQTGGRVTLRQAWSSAE, encoded by the coding sequence ATGAGCACCGACAACCGCACGCACGACCGGGCGCACGACCGGGACACCGGGACCGAGCCCGCTTGGCTGCTCGTCACCCGCCGCGAGGTCGTCTCGCGCATCACCGACAAGTCGTTCATGATCGGCACCGTCCTCATGGTCGTCATGCTGGTCGGCTTCATCGGGTTCTCGGCCTGGCAGGAGGAGCGCACCACCGAGGTCACTCTGGGGGCCACGCCCGACTCGGTCGCGATGGCGGCGGCCATCGAGGAGGCCGCTCCCGACGTCGACGACAAGGTCGCGGTCACCGTCGTCGAGCTCGACGACCGGGCCGCCGCCGAGACCGCGCTCCGCGAGGACGAGGTCGACGCCTGGCTGCACCCCGTCGACGACGGGTGGGAGCTGACCTCGGAGTCCAGCGAGCAGGAGTCGCTGACCGAGGTGGCGAGCGCCGTCGTGCGCCAGCAGGTGCTGTCGGAGAACGCGGCGAACGTCGGCACGTCGGTCGAGGACCTCGAGGCGGGCAGCACCGTGTCGACCGACTTCCTGCGCGGCGACGCGGAGAAGGCGGCGGTCGCGCAGGCGGTCGGGTTCGTCTTCGTCTTCCTCTTCTACTTCGCCGCCCTGATCTTCGGCATGCAGCTGGCCTCCTCGGTGATCGAGGAGAAGCAGAGCCGCATCGTCGAGATCATCGCCGCCGCCATCCCGCTGCGCCAGCTGCTCGCCGGCAAGGTACTCGGCAACACGGCCCTGGCGATGATCCAGCTGCTGATCTACATCGCCGTCGGCCTCGTCGGGCTCTCGTTCACGTCCTACAAGTCCTACGTCCCGGCGCTGTCCGGACCCACCGCGTGGTTCATCGGCTTCTTCCTGGCGGGCTTCATCGCGCTCGCCTGCCTGTGGGCGGTGGCCGGCTCGCTGGCCTCGCGCACCGAGGACCTGCAGGCCACCTCGACGCCGCTGACGATGCTCATGCTGGTGATGTTCTTCGGGGGCGTCTCGCTCGACGGCCGCAGCCAGGTGATCGCGTCCTACATCCCGCCGGTCTCCGCGGTGGTGATGCCCAAGCGGATCCTCGCCGGTGGCGTGGAGTGGTGGGAGCCGCTCCTCGCACTGGGACTGCTCGCCGTCTTCGCCGTGGTGACGGTGTGGGTGGGCGAGCGCCTCTACCGCCGGGCGCTGCTGCAGACCGGTGGCCGCGTCACCCTCCGCCAGGCGTGGTCCAGCGCGGAGTAG
- a CDS encoding acetyl/propionyl/methylcrotonyl-CoA carboxylase subunit alpha has protein sequence MSLKKVLIANRGEIAVRVVRACKDAGIGSVAVYADPDRDALFVRLADEAHSLGGATPAESYLDIAKIIAIAEKSGADSIHPGYGFLAENADFAQAVIDAGLVWIGPPPSAIEALGDKAKAKHIAAKAEAPLAPGTKDPVRDADEVVEFARSHGLPVAIKAVFGGGGRGLKVARTLEEIPDAYESAVREAVTAFGRGECLVEKFLDKPRHVETQCLADQHGNVVVVSTRDCSLQRRNQKLVEEAPAPFLTDAQRSELYESSKRILREAGYHGAGTCEFLVAQDGTISFLEVNTRLQVEHCVSEEVTGIDLVREMFRIAAGEELGYDDPEVRGHSIEYRINAEDGGRNFMPAPGTLSAWSPPSGPGVRLDGGYENGETIPGSFDSLIAKLVVTGRDRTQALERSRRALDEFVVDGMPTVIPFHRAVVSDPAYVGPSTPSGEGEFRVYTQWIETEFDNRIEPYAGATAEADEPGERQKVTVEVGGRRLEVVLPAGLGGLATAGGGGGTGKGRAKRSAKKAGAAASGDAVTSPMQGTIVKVVVTEGQEVAEGDTVVVMEAMKMEQPLKAHRSGTVTGLRAEVGDTVTNGAVICEITG, from the coding sequence GTGAGCTTGAAGAAGGTCCTCATCGCCAACCGCGGCGAGATCGCCGTCCGTGTCGTCCGCGCCTGCAAGGACGCCGGCATCGGCTCGGTCGCGGTCTACGCCGACCCGGACCGCGACGCGCTCTTCGTGCGGCTGGCCGACGAGGCCCACTCCCTCGGCGGCGCGACCCCCGCCGAGTCCTACCTCGACATCGCCAAGATCATCGCGATCGCCGAGAAGTCCGGCGCGGACAGCATCCACCCCGGCTACGGCTTCCTCGCCGAGAACGCCGACTTCGCCCAGGCCGTCATCGACGCCGGACTCGTCTGGATCGGCCCGCCGCCTTCCGCCATCGAGGCGCTGGGCGACAAGGCGAAGGCCAAGCACATCGCCGCCAAGGCGGAGGCGCCTCTCGCGCCCGGCACCAAGGACCCCGTGCGGGACGCCGACGAGGTCGTCGAGTTCGCCAGGTCCCACGGCCTGCCGGTGGCGATCAAGGCCGTCTTCGGCGGCGGCGGCCGCGGCCTTAAGGTCGCCCGCACGCTCGAGGAGATCCCCGACGCCTACGAGTCGGCCGTCCGCGAGGCGGTCACCGCCTTCGGCCGCGGCGAGTGCCTGGTGGAGAAGTTCCTCGACAAGCCGCGCCACGTCGAGACCCAGTGCCTGGCCGACCAGCACGGCAACGTCGTGGTCGTCTCCACGCGCGACTGCTCGCTGCAGCGACGCAACCAGAAGCTCGTGGAGGAGGCACCCGCGCCGTTCCTCACCGACGCGCAGCGCTCCGAGCTCTACGAGTCCTCCAAGCGGATCCTCCGCGAGGCCGGCTACCACGGCGCGGGCACCTGCGAGTTCCTCGTCGCCCAGGACGGCACGATCTCCTTCCTCGAGGTCAACACCCGCCTCCAGGTCGAGCACTGCGTGTCCGAGGAGGTCACCGGCATCGACCTGGTGCGCGAGATGTTCCGCATCGCCGCCGGCGAGGAGCTCGGCTACGACGACCCCGAGGTCCGCGGCCACTCCATCGAGTACCGCATCAACGCCGAGGACGGTGGCCGCAACTTCATGCCCGCCCCCGGCACGCTGTCGGCGTGGAGCCCGCCGAGCGGGCCGGGCGTACGCCTCGACGGCGGCTACGAGAACGGCGAGACGATCCCCGGCTCGTTCGACTCGCTCATCGCCAAGCTCGTCGTCACCGGCCGCGACCGCACCCAGGCGCTCGAGCGCTCGCGCCGGGCGCTCGACGAGTTCGTCGTCGACGGCATGCCCACCGTGATCCCGTTCCACCGCGCCGTGGTGTCCGATCCCGCCTACGTCGGACCGTCGACCCCGTCGGGCGAGGGCGAGTTCCGCGTCTACACGCAGTGGATCGAGACCGAGTTCGACAACCGGATCGAGCCCTACGCCGGCGCCACCGCAGAGGCGGACGAGCCGGGCGAGCGGCAGAAGGTCACCGTCGAGGTCGGCGGTCGCCGCCTCGAGGTCGTCCTCCCGGCCGGCCTCGGTGGCCTCGCGACCGCCGGAGGTGGGGGCGGCACCGGGAAGGGCAGGGCCAAGCGTTCGGCGAAGAAGGCCGGAGCCGCGGCGTCGGGCGACGCGGTGACCTCGCCGATGCAGGGCACCATCGTCAAGGTCGTCGTCACCGAGGGCCAGGAGGTCGCCGAGGGCGACACCGTGGTCGTGATGGAGGCGATGAAGATGGAGCAGCCGCTCAAGGCCCACCGCTCCGGCACCGTCACCGGCCTCCGGGCCGAGGTCGGCGACACGGTGACCAACGGCGCGGTGATCTGCGAGATCACGGGCTGA
- a CDS encoding YnfA family protein, with translation MTVARSLLLFALAAVAEIGGAWLVWQGVREHRGWLWIGGGFVALGLYGLVATLQPDAHFGRILAAYGGVFVAGSLAWGVAVDGFRPDRYDVAGALICLVGVAVIMYAPRPV, from the coding sequence ATGACGGTCGCCAGGTCCCTGCTCCTCTTCGCCCTCGCCGCGGTCGCGGAGATCGGCGGCGCCTGGCTGGTCTGGCAGGGCGTGCGGGAGCACCGCGGCTGGCTCTGGATCGGCGGCGGGTTCGTCGCGCTCGGGCTCTACGGCCTGGTCGCGACCCTCCAGCCCGACGCCCACTTCGGGCGGATCCTCGCGGCGTACGGCGGGGTGTTCGTCGCCGGCTCGCTGGCGTGGGGCGTGGCCGTCGACGGGTTCCGTCCCGACCGGTACGACGTCGCGGGCGCACTCATCTGCCTGGTCGGCGTCGCCGTGATCATGTACGCCCCGCGACCCGTCTGA
- a CDS encoding sensor histidine kinase: MSRLNQRVLEWFGVDDDWERPRPPIGRQDVVLAASVGAVGLLTLELVRSAAGGFEHTDAPMWAQWLAVALGAVLLLGRRRWPLVVASLAALHMFVAGVAMPEVMAQTSLQIVYFVALLSGVAWARDRRAMLLVVGVIVLFMFAWIGWQFAIGSAAQEWLDDEEGADQVGFFPRIPAAVGYSLAINALYFGGAIAGGGFSWRSARQRDRLEEQAATIAAQAGRLRQQAVVDERLRIARDLHDVVAHGVSAMGIQAGAARRVLERDPDAARTALSHVEEASRDAVAQMRRLLGTLREGTGEETSSTRTTDAGVGDLPDLVAEVDGQGLAVSLDVVEAQPGAASRLPRGLGLAVYRTVQEALANVRRHSTADSASVVVRVDEAPPRAYAEVEVVDNGRPRHGTSGSGLGQLGIRERAATHDGQVDIGPRVTGGYRVRVRYPLEAST, from the coding sequence ATGTCCCGGCTCAACCAGCGCGTCCTCGAGTGGTTCGGCGTGGACGACGACTGGGAGCGGCCACGCCCTCCGATCGGCCGCCAGGACGTCGTGCTCGCGGCGAGCGTCGGAGCGGTCGGCCTGCTGACGCTCGAGCTGGTGCGGAGCGCCGCCGGAGGGTTCGAGCACACCGACGCCCCGATGTGGGCCCAGTGGCTCGCCGTGGCGCTGGGAGCGGTGCTGCTGCTCGGCCGGCGCCGGTGGCCGCTGGTGGTGGCGAGCCTCGCGGCACTGCACATGTTCGTCGCCGGGGTGGCCATGCCCGAGGTGATGGCGCAGACGTCGCTCCAGATCGTCTACTTCGTGGCACTGCTCTCCGGTGTCGCGTGGGCCCGCGACCGGCGGGCGATGCTGCTGGTCGTCGGCGTGATCGTGCTCTTCATGTTCGCGTGGATCGGCTGGCAGTTCGCCATCGGCTCCGCCGCCCAGGAGTGGCTCGACGACGAGGAGGGCGCCGACCAGGTCGGGTTCTTCCCGCGGATCCCGGCCGCGGTCGGCTACTCCCTGGCGATCAACGCTCTCTACTTCGGCGGCGCGATCGCGGGTGGGGGCTTCTCGTGGCGCTCGGCCCGCCAGCGCGACCGCCTCGAGGAGCAGGCGGCCACCATCGCCGCACAAGCGGGCCGGCTGCGCCAGCAGGCCGTCGTGGACGAGCGCCTCCGCATCGCCCGCGACCTCCATGACGTGGTCGCGCACGGCGTCTCGGCGATGGGCATCCAGGCGGGAGCGGCGCGACGGGTGCTCGAGCGCGACCCCGACGCCGCGCGTACCGCCCTGTCCCACGTCGAGGAGGCGTCCCGCGACGCCGTCGCCCAGATGCGCCGCCTGCTCGGCACGCTGCGCGAGGGGACGGGCGAGGAGACCAGCAGCACGCGGACGACCGACGCCGGCGTCGGCGACCTCCCGGACCTCGTCGCCGAGGTCGACGGCCAGGGCCTCGCCGTCAGCCTCGACGTCGTCGAGGCGCAGCCGGGCGCGGCGTCGCGGCTGCCGCGCGGCCTCGGGCTCGCGGTCTACCGCACGGTGCAGGAGGCGCTGGCCAACGTCCGCCGCCACTCGACCGCCGACTCGGCCTCGGTCGTGGTGCGGGTCGACGAGGCGCCGCCGCGGGCCTACGCGGAGGTGGAGGTCGTCGACAACGGCCGCCCGCGCCACGGCACGTCGGGCAGTGGGCTCGGCCAGCTCGGGATCCGTGAGCGGGCGGCCACCCACGACGGCCAGGTGGACATCGGCCCGCGGGTCACCGGCGGCTACCGCGTCCGCGTGCGCTACCCGCTGGAGGCGTCGACGTGA
- a CDS encoding acyl-CoA dehydrogenase family protein yields MTFELSPEHEQFRRSVRDFAEAEIAPHAAQWDREHHFPTDVVQKMGALGLMGLTAPEEFGGAGMAGEDGGFTSLCLAIEEIGRVDQSMGITLEAAVGLGINPILTFGTDEQKKTWLPALVAGEQLAGFGLTEPGAGSDAGATRTRAVLDDGEWVVNGSKQFITNSGSSITSVVTVTARTGDRPDGRPEISTIIVPSGTPGFTAEKAYDKLGWHASDTHPLSFADVRVPESHLLGERGRGYAQFLATLDDGRVAIAALAVGCIQACLDMSLQYAGERQTFGGPIGRKQGVAFQVSDLQVMLDASRLLTYKAAAMKDAMDAGSSSVSMAAFKQAAAVAKLYSTESAVTATRIATQVFGGYGFMEEYPVVRFYRDAKVLEIGEGTSEVQRMLIARGLGLPVE; encoded by the coding sequence ATGACCTTCGAGCTGTCCCCCGAGCACGAGCAGTTCCGTCGCAGCGTCCGTGACTTCGCCGAGGCCGAGATCGCGCCGCACGCCGCGCAGTGGGACCGCGAGCACCACTTCCCGACCGACGTCGTGCAGAAGATGGGCGCGCTCGGACTCATGGGGCTGACCGCCCCGGAGGAGTTCGGCGGTGCCGGGATGGCCGGCGAGGACGGCGGCTTCACGTCGCTGTGCCTGGCGATCGAGGAGATCGGTCGCGTCGACCAGTCGATGGGCATCACGCTCGAGGCGGCGGTGGGCCTGGGCATCAACCCGATCCTGACCTTCGGCACCGACGAGCAGAAGAAGACGTGGCTCCCCGCGCTCGTGGCCGGCGAGCAGCTCGCCGGCTTCGGCCTCACCGAGCCGGGCGCCGGCTCCGACGCCGGCGCGACGAGGACCAGGGCCGTCCTCGACGACGGCGAGTGGGTCGTCAACGGCTCCAAGCAGTTCATCACCAACTCCGGCTCCTCGATCACCTCCGTCGTCACCGTCACCGCGCGCACCGGCGACCGCCCGGACGGCCGCCCGGAGATCTCGACGATCATCGTGCCGTCGGGCACGCCCGGCTTCACGGCCGAGAAGGCCTACGACAAGCTCGGCTGGCACGCCTCCGACACGCACCCGCTGTCCTTCGCCGACGTCCGGGTCCCCGAGTCGCACCTGCTGGGCGAGCGCGGACGCGGCTACGCCCAGTTCCTCGCCACGCTCGACGACGGCCGCGTCGCGATCGCCGCCCTCGCGGTCGGCTGCATCCAGGCGTGCCTCGACATGTCGCTGCAGTACGCCGGTGAGCGCCAGACCTTCGGCGGGCCGATCGGCCGCAAGCAGGGCGTCGCGTTCCAGGTCTCCGACCTCCAGGTCATGCTCGACGCCTCGCGCCTGCTCACCTACAAGGCCGCCGCGATGAAGGACGCCATGGACGCCGGGTCGTCCTCGGTCTCCATGGCCGCCTTCAAGCAGGCCGCCGCCGTCGCCAAGCTCTACTCCACCGAGTCGGCCGTCACCGCGACCCGGATCGCGACCCAGGTCTTCGGCGGCTACGGCTTCATGGAGGAGTACCCCGTCGTGCGGTTCTACCGCGACGCCAAGGTGCTCGAGATCGGCGAGGGGACCTCGGAGGTCCAGCGGATGCTCATCGCCCGGGGGCTCGGCCTGCCGGTCGAGTGA
- a CDS encoding FAD-binding dehydrogenase, which translates to MSTPDFTPDVIVVGAGLAGLVATHELALAGRRVLVLDQENRANLGGQAWWSLGGLLFVDSPEQRRMGIKDSPELAWQDWQGSAQFDRLGDGTDGPGRGEDHWPQQWAKAYVRFAHEEKRDYLHALGLRSLPFVGWAERGDGRATGHGNSVPRFHLTWGTGPEVVRIFAEPVQRAEADGLVRFAFRHQVDELVVEDGAVVGVRGTLLADDAAARGVRSSRERTGDFEHRAPAVVVTSGGIGHNHELMRRSWPTERVGPAPDHLISGVPAHVDGRMQAIAEDAGATMVNRDRMWAYVEGIHNWDPVWPDHAIRILPGPSSMWFDATGRRLEGMSGVPGADSIGAMKQILAAGADYSWFVLTQSIIEKEFALSGSEQNPDITGKDLRFLAQSRLAKGAPGPVEAFKEHGVDFVVADDLDTLVTGMNELARGPKLDAEDLRSQIEARDREVDNSFSKDIQVMAIHNARRSRTDKLIRVAKPHKVLDPAHGPLIAVRLNILSRKTLGGLETNLDGQCVAADGTPVPGLYAAGEVAGFGGGGVHGYNALEGTFLGGCIFSGRAAGRALAR; encoded by the coding sequence GTGAGCACGCCCGACTTCACCCCCGACGTCATCGTCGTCGGCGCCGGCCTGGCCGGGCTCGTCGCCACCCACGAGCTGGCCCTCGCCGGCCGGCGGGTGCTGGTCCTCGACCAGGAGAACCGCGCGAACCTCGGGGGGCAGGCGTGGTGGTCCCTCGGTGGCCTGCTCTTCGTGGACAGCCCCGAGCAGCGCCGGATGGGCATCAAGGACTCCCCCGAGCTCGCGTGGCAGGACTGGCAGGGCTCGGCGCAGTTCGACCGCCTCGGCGACGGCACCGACGGACCCGGCCGCGGCGAGGACCACTGGCCGCAGCAGTGGGCGAAGGCGTACGTCCGCTTCGCGCACGAGGAGAAGCGCGACTACCTCCACGCCCTCGGGCTCCGCTCGCTGCCGTTCGTCGGCTGGGCCGAGCGGGGCGACGGCCGCGCCACCGGGCACGGCAACTCCGTGCCCCGCTTCCACCTCACGTGGGGCACCGGCCCCGAGGTCGTCCGGATCTTCGCCGAGCCCGTGCAGCGCGCCGAGGCGGACGGGCTGGTCCGCTTCGCGTTCCGCCACCAGGTCGACGAGCTCGTGGTCGAGGACGGTGCCGTCGTCGGGGTCCGCGGCACCCTCCTCGCCGATGACGCCGCCGCGCGTGGCGTACGGTCGAGCCGCGAGCGCACCGGCGACTTCGAGCACCGGGCCCCGGCGGTCGTGGTCACCTCCGGGGGCATCGGGCACAACCACGAGCTGATGCGTCGCAGCTGGCCGACCGAGCGGGTCGGCCCCGCGCCCGACCACCTGATCTCCGGGGTGCCGGCCCACGTCGACGGACGCATGCAGGCCATCGCCGAGGACGCCGGCGCCACCATGGTCAACCGCGACCGGATGTGGGCCTACGTCGAGGGCATCCACAACTGGGACCCGGTCTGGCCCGACCACGCGATCCGGATCCTGCCCGGGCCGTCGTCGATGTGGTTCGACGCGACCGGCAGGCGCCTCGAGGGGATGTCCGGCGTCCCCGGCGCCGACTCGATCGGCGCCATGAAGCAGATCCTGGCGGCGGGCGCCGACTACTCCTGGTTCGTGCTCACGCAGTCGATCATCGAGAAGGAGTTCGCCCTCTCCGGCTCCGAGCAGAACCCCGACATCACCGGCAAGGACCTCAGGTTCCTCGCGCAGAGCCGGCTCGCGAAGGGCGCGCCCGGCCCGGTCGAGGCGTTCAAGGAGCACGGCGTCGACTTCGTGGTCGCCGACGACCTCGACACGCTGGTGACCGGCATGAACGAACTGGCCCGGGGACCGAAGCTGGACGCCGAGGACCTCCGCTCCCAGATCGAGGCGCGTGACCGCGAGGTCGACAACTCCTTCTCCAAGGACATCCAGGTGATGGCCATCCACAACGCGCGCCGCAGCCGGACCGACAAGCTGATCCGCGTCGCCAAGCCGCACAAGGTGCTCGACCCCGCGCACGGCCCGCTCATCGCCGTACGCCTCAACATCCTCTCGCGCAAGACCCTCGGTGGCCTCGAGACGAACCTCGACGGCCAGTGCGTGGCCGCCGACGGGACCCCGGTCCCCGGCCTGTACGCCGCCGGCGAGGTCGCCGGGTTCGGCGGTGGTGGCGTGCACGGCTACAACGCCCTGGAGGGCACGTTCCTCGGCGGCTGCATCTTCTCCGGCCGCGCCGCGGGTCGCGCGCTCGCCCGCTGA